The nucleotide window AGTGAAGGCACTGAGTGAAGACTGAGCCCCCTGTGCATACCAGCGTAGAGAATGTCCCACAGAGCTTTATGCGTACTTTCTTCTCTGTGCATCCCTGGGCAGGTGTGGTAAGATGAAGTTCTCCTTAATTCCTCCTGTGGGGTCTCAGAGACATGAGGGCCTTGAAATGAGGGATCAGCATCAGAACAGTAGAGCACAGGGACCTTAGGTCCTTCCAAAAGTGAAGGGGTGACCCCCTAATGTGAACTTAAATATTCCCTAACTCAGAACAGAGCAATTTCTGTAAGCACCAGTGAGTCCCAAGCAGATCTGGTAGGTAGGAGCTGAGGTACACCTTGGTTATTTCCATGGGGTCCTCAGGGCAGTGCCAAATCAGGGAATAGTAGCCTCTGGGTTTCCAGAGCAGTTCCCTCAAGGAATCCTGCATAGGTGGCCATCAATAAAACCAAGGTTTTATCTCCCTGTTGAAGTGACCCCCAAATCGCATCCTCTCTGCAGATCACTGAGTCATCTGCCACTAACCTGCTGCCTTTGTTGAAAGTCATCATGCCTCGGGGTCGGAAGTGTCAAGCCCGTGCCCGTGAAAAACGCCGCCAGGCCCGACAAGAGCCCCAGAATCTAGTAAGTGCTCAAACAACAACAAGATCGAATGAGGGTGCCAACTACCAGGTGGAACAAAGGTCAAGATCCTCCCAGGCCTTGTCCACCATGGAGTTCCTCCACAGAAGCCGTCTAAAAGAGAAGGTGATTCTCTTAGTGTATTATCTGCTGTATAAGTATCAAATCAAAGAGCCCATCACAAAGGGAGAGATGGTGAGAAATGTAATCCAAATATACAGAAATCATTTCCTTGAGATCCTCAAGAGAGCCTCTGATCACATGGAGATGGTCTTTGGCCTCAACATGAAAGAACTGGATCCCTACCGGCATGTATATATCCTTGTCAACAAACTGGAACCATGCTGTGACACAGTGCTGAATGATGATGGAGGTGTGCCCAAGACTGGTCTGCTGATGACTATACTGGGTGTGATCTACATGAATCACAATTGTGCCACTGAGGAGCAAGTCTGGGAAACATTGAATGTGATGGGGCTATATCAGGGGAGGAGTCACTTCCTTTTTGGGGAGCCCAAGAAGCTCATCACAGAAGATTTGGTGAAAGAAGATTACCTGGTGTATTGCCAAGTGCCCCACAGTCATCCTCCACACCATGAGTTCATGTGGGGTCCAAGAGCCCACATTGAAACTACCAAGATGAAAGTTCTGGAGTTTTTGGCCAAGGTCCATGGTACTGACCCCACTACCTTCCCATTGCTTTATGAAGAGGCTTTGAAAGATGAGGAAGAGAGAGCCCAAGCCCGAGCTGCAGTCAGGGCTTGTCGTGCTGCCATGGCCAGGGAATGCTCCAGA belongs to Phyllostomus discolor isolate MPI-MPIP mPhyDis1 chromosome X, mPhyDis1.pri.v3, whole genome shotgun sequence and includes:
- the LOC114505607 gene encoding melanoma-associated antigen B10-like produces the protein MPRGRKCQARAREKRRQARQEPQNLVSAQTTTRSNEGANYQVEQRSRSSQALSTMEFLHRSRLKEKVILLVYYLLYKYQIKEPITKGEMVRNVIQIYRNHFLEILKRASDHMEMVFGLNMKELDPYRHVYILVNKLEPCCDTVLNDDGGVPKTGLLMTILGVIYMNHNCATEEQVWETLNVMGLYQGRSHFLFGEPKKLITEDLVKEDYLVYCQVPHSHPPHHEFMWGPRAHIETTKMKVLEFLAKVHGTDPTTFPLLYEEALKDEEERAQARAAVRACRAAMARECSRAKEAAPPTPNQV